A genomic window from Deltaproteobacteria bacterium includes:
- a CDS encoding HAD family phosphatase — MPRGPRALIFDFDGVIADDEPLHLAAFQEALAAAGIALTRESYYARYLGFDDRDAVVEALREAGRPAPPERVRALMAAKADAFLRLVRAGAPLFPGVPAFVRDAAARVPLAVASGALRHEIELILAQARLADLFAAIVSAEDVRAGKPSPESFLCALERLRGRLPDLVPGECLVIEDSQPGVESARRAGMRCLAVTNSHPADALRGADLIVGSLGEAGWDRLASLF; from the coding sequence ATGCCGCGGGGCCCGCGCGCGCTCATCTTCGATTTCGACGGCGTGATCGCCGACGACGAGCCGCTGCACCTGGCCGCGTTCCAGGAGGCGCTCGCGGCCGCGGGCATCGCGCTCACCCGCGAGAGCTACTACGCGCGCTACCTCGGCTTCGACGACCGCGACGCGGTGGTCGAGGCGCTGCGCGAGGCGGGCCGGCCCGCGCCGCCGGAGCGCGTGCGCGCGCTCATGGCCGCCAAGGCGGACGCGTTCCTCCGCCTGGTGCGCGCCGGCGCGCCGCTCTTCCCGGGCGTACCGGCCTTCGTGCGCGACGCTGCGGCGCGCGTCCCGCTCGCCGTCGCCTCGGGCGCGCTCCGGCACGAGATCGAGCTGATCCTCGCGCAGGCGAGGCTGGCCGATCTCTTCGCCGCCATCGTCAGCGCCGAGGACGTGCGCGCGGGCAAGCCGTCGCCCGAGAGCTTCCTCTGCGCGCTCGAGCGGCTGCGCGGGCGGCTCCCGGACCTGGTGCCCGGCGAGTGTCTGGTGATCGAGGACTCGCAGCCCGGCGTCGAGAGCGCGCGGCGCGCCGGCATGCGCTGCCTCGCGGTCACCAACTCCCATCCGGCCGACGCGCTGCGCGGGGCCGACCTGATCGTCGGCTCGCTGGGGGAGGCGGGGTGGGATCGGCTCGCGTCGCTGTTCTAG
- a CDS encoding TIGR03668 family PPOX class F420-dependent oxidoreductase, protein MASWTAEARQFLEAHRVGHLATAGPDGAPHVIPVCYALDDVALYFVADEKPKRRPARELLRLRNLRANPRAALVVDDYDEDWTRLAYVLVRGPARVVDEAAHPAALRLLRARYPQYGRMALDDPAAHPVVRIEPTRIVVWRGG, encoded by the coding sequence ATGGCGAGCTGGACCGCCGAGGCGCGGCAGTTCCTTGAGGCGCACCGGGTCGGCCACCTCGCCACCGCCGGGCCCGACGGCGCGCCGCACGTGATCCCCGTCTGCTATGCGCTCGACGACGTCGCTCTCTACTTCGTCGCCGACGAGAAGCCGAAGCGGCGGCCGGCACGCGAGCTCCTGCGCCTGCGCAACCTGCGCGCGAACCCGCGCGCCGCGCTGGTCGTGGACGACTACGACGAGGACTGGACCCGCCTGGCCTACGTGCTCGTGCGCGGCCCGGCACGTGTGGTGGACGAGGCGGCCCACCCCGCGGCGCTCCGCCTCTTGCGCGCGCGCTATCCCCAGTACGGGCGGATGGCGCTCGACGACCCCGCCGCGCACCCCGTCGTGCGCATCGAGCCAACGCGGATCGTGGTCTGGCGCGGCGGCTGA
- the tatC gene encoding twin-arginine translocase subunit TatC: MPLTAHLEELRWRIIRVLVALGLAFGVCYWFAEALFGFLLRPLAAVHPDQALVIGTGVTEAFFTKLKVSFIAAVFLASPIVFFQAWRFVAPGLYDSERRLALPFAGAASFFFVLGASFCYGLVFPVGFRFFLAEYASIGVSPEIRISEYLTFASRMLLAFGITFELPVVTFFLARVGLVTHRTLLGTWRYATVVIFIVAAALTPGPDVASQLLMATPLLVLYWLSIGIAWLVARPAPAVVAARSEG, from the coding sequence ATGCCCCTCACCGCGCACCTCGAGGAGCTGCGCTGGCGCATCATCCGCGTCCTGGTGGCGCTCGGGCTCGCCTTCGGCGTCTGCTACTGGTTCGCCGAGGCGCTCTTCGGGTTCCTGCTCCGCCCGCTCGCCGCGGTCCACCCCGACCAGGCGCTCGTCATCGGCACCGGCGTGACCGAGGCCTTCTTCACCAAGCTCAAGGTCTCGTTCATCGCCGCCGTCTTCCTGGCGAGCCCGATCGTCTTCTTCCAGGCCTGGCGCTTCGTGGCGCCCGGGCTCTACGACAGCGAGAGGCGCCTCGCCCTCCCCTTCGCGGGGGCGGCGTCGTTCTTCTTCGTGCTCGGCGCCTCGTTCTGTTACGGGCTCGTCTTCCCGGTCGGCTTCCGCTTCTTCCTCGCCGAATACGCGTCGATAGGCGTGTCGCCCGAGATCCGCATCAGCGAGTACCTGACCTTCGCGAGCCGCATGCTGCTCGCCTTCGGCATCACCTTCGAGCTGCCGGTGGTGACCTTCTTCCTGGCGCGCGTGGGGCTGGTCACCCACCGGACGCTCCTCGGGACGTGGCGCTACGCGACCGTCGTCATCTTCATCGTGGCCGCCGCGCTGACGCCGGGCCCCGATGTCGCCTCCCAGCTCCTCATGGCCACGCCGCTCCTGGTGCTCTACTGGCTCAGCATCGGGATCGCGTGGCTCGTGGCGCGTCCCGCGCCGGCGGTGGTGGCGGCGCGGAGCGAGGGCTAG
- the tatB gene encoding twin-arginine translocase subunit TatB, with translation MFGIGMPELLVILVVALVVLGPKRLPEVARTLGKTLAEFRRQTADIVDEFQVQAMLEDEPPRRPPGPAPAPGATPTTAPAAPAKPESGSA, from the coding sequence ATGTTCGGGATCGGGATGCCCGAGCTGCTCGTGATCCTGGTGGTCGCGCTCGTGGTGCTCGGTCCGAAGCGACTGCCGGAGGTGGCGCGCACGCTGGGCAAGACGCTGGCCGAGTTCCGCCGTCAGACCGCCGACATCGTGGACGAGTTCCAGGTCCAGGCGATGCTCGAGGACGAGCCGCCGCGCCGGCCGCCCGGGCCCGCGCCGGCCCCCGGCGCGACGCCGACCACGGCCCCGGCCGCTCCTGCCAAGCCGGAATCGGGCAGCGCCTGA
- a CDS encoding histone deacetylase, with the protein MRGVNSPRATPLLSSAAMAGGTAVVVDRRMLAHDPGRGHPERPDRLRVLLDHLGDARDLVHLGARAAAEEELALVHPAAHIERVAASAGRARVVFDPDTATSADSWEAARLAAGSLLVVCEAVLAGQVQNGFALVRPPGHHAERERAMGFCLFNNVALAAAWLRTRGVGRVAIVDWDLHHGNGTQHLFESDPDVLYVSTHQYPYYPGTGAADEVGRGPGAGRTLNLPFPAGFGDAEYVRAFTEVVAPVLRQFAPGFVLVSAGFDCDHRDPLGGMEVTPAGFAAMARACVELAGECARGRLAAVLEGGYDLAAIVEGVDATLAAMRGAERPPPPMTGDARRAERVLAPVRAAQAPYWRL; encoded by the coding sequence ATGCGTGGTGTCAATTCACCGCGCGCGACCCCTCTGCTATCGTCGGCAGCGATGGCAGGCGGTACGGCGGTCGTCGTCGACCGGCGCATGCTGGCGCACGATCCGGGGCGCGGCCACCCCGAGCGGCCCGACCGCCTGCGCGTGCTGCTCGACCATCTCGGCGACGCGCGCGACCTGGTCCATCTGGGCGCGCGAGCCGCCGCCGAGGAGGAGCTCGCGCTCGTCCATCCCGCGGCCCACATCGAGCGCGTGGCGGCGAGCGCCGGGCGCGCGCGCGTCGTCTTCGATCCGGACACCGCGACTTCGGCCGACTCCTGGGAGGCCGCGCGGCTCGCGGCGGGAAGCCTCCTCGTCGTGTGCGAGGCGGTGCTGGCGGGGCAGGTGCAGAACGGCTTCGCGCTCGTGCGCCCGCCGGGGCACCACGCCGAGCGCGAGCGCGCCATGGGCTTCTGCCTCTTCAACAACGTGGCGCTCGCGGCCGCGTGGCTCAGGACCCGGGGCGTCGGGCGCGTGGCGATCGTCGACTGGGACCTGCATCACGGCAACGGCACGCAACACCTCTTCGAGAGCGATCCCGACGTGCTCTACGTCTCGACCCACCAGTATCCGTACTACCCGGGGACCGGAGCGGCCGACGAGGTGGGGCGCGGCCCGGGCGCGGGGCGGACGCTCAACCTGCCGTTCCCCGCCGGCTTCGGGGACGCGGAGTACGTGCGGGCGTTCACGGAAGTCGTGGCTCCCGTGCTGCGCCAGTTCGCGCCCGGGTTCGTGCTCGTCTCCGCCGGCTTCGACTGCGACCATCGCGATCCGCTGGGCGGGATGGAGGTGACGCCCGCGGGCTTCGCAGCGATGGCGCGCGCCTGCGTCGAGCTCGCCGGGGAGTGCGCCCGCGGCCGCCTCGCCGCCGTGCTCGAGGGCGGCTACGATCTCGCGGCGATCGTCGAGGGCGTGGACGCGACACTGGCGGCGATGCGCGGCGCGGAGCGCCCGCCGCCCCCGATGACGGGCGACGCCCGGCGGGCCGAGCGCGTGCTAGCGCCGGTGCGCGCCGCGCAGGCACCGTACTGGCGGCTGTAG
- a CDS encoding PBP1A family penicillin-binding protein, with amino-acid sequence MARRRRRFGLLGRIALWTAAVGGLAAGLLGFVLYREITADLPPVDQILHYKPPVTTRIYADDGTLIGEFYVERRYLVPLDRIPQHVRLAFLAAEDADFYRHRGVDPEGIARALVANLFHGHVVQGGSTITQQVVKALLLSPERSYERKLKELVLAFRLEAKLSKDDILYLYLNQIYFGAGAYGVAAAAREFFDTSLEDLTIAQAAVLAGLPQAPSRYDPQRHPQHAVARQHYVLQRMRENGFITPQQQAAALTEQLVFAPRRPATYLAAPWYVEHVRRLLEERYGGTAPYQLGLQVYTAVDVGIQKAAEDAVRAGLRELDARQGFRGPLRHLDPKKIDALLAREAATKPLDAGRARGVVTELRPQALGIRTAWEKGWLPASALTWGTRRLAPSAFKPGDVIAVTVTEEAVGGEARFALDQEPQVEGALVAIDPYTGQVKAMVGGYDFRRSQFNRAVQARRQPGSAFKPLIYACAIDHGYTPASIVLDAPITLPDGNRPPWMPRNFEEKYYGPTPLRYALARSLNTVTVRLVDQMGLKEVLRSLSRFGLSGVPPPNLSIALGSMETTPLDLVRAYGVFATLGKRFEPIFITRVTDLEGNPLDFSGTRPRFERVMSPATAYVMTSMLETVVQHGTGRRAAELGRPVAGKTGTTNDTHDAWFIGFTPDLLAGVWVGFDAERSLGKPETGGHAAAPIWTAFMKQAVAGRPVIDFPVPEGVTFAQIDRATGLRAVAGRESELEVFVKGSEPTEYAAAPEAEPANPELEQEQDGVPEGAD; translated from the coding sequence ATGGCGAGGCGACGGCGACGTTTCGGGTTGCTCGGGCGCATCGCCCTGTGGACCGCCGCGGTGGGCGGGCTGGCGGCGGGCCTCCTGGGCTTCGTCCTCTATCGGGAGATCACGGCCGACCTGCCGCCGGTCGACCAGATCCTGCACTACAAGCCGCCGGTCACCACCCGCATCTACGCCGACGACGGCACCCTGATCGGCGAGTTCTACGTCGAGCGCCGCTATCTGGTCCCACTCGACCGCATCCCGCAGCACGTGCGGCTGGCGTTCCTGGCCGCCGAGGACGCCGACTTCTACCGCCACCGCGGCGTCGACCCCGAGGGCATCGCGCGCGCCCTGGTGGCGAACCTCTTTCACGGCCACGTAGTCCAGGGCGGCAGCACGATCACGCAGCAGGTGGTGAAGGCTCTCCTGCTCAGTCCGGAGCGGAGCTACGAGCGCAAGCTGAAGGAGCTCGTCCTGGCGTTCCGTCTCGAGGCGAAGCTCTCCAAGGACGACATCCTCTACCTCTATCTGAACCAGATCTACTTCGGGGCGGGCGCCTACGGCGTGGCCGCCGCGGCGCGCGAGTTCTTCGACACGAGCCTCGAGGACCTGACGATCGCGCAGGCGGCGGTCCTGGCCGGCCTGCCGCAGGCGCCGAGCCGCTACGATCCGCAGCGCCACCCCCAGCACGCGGTCGCGCGGCAGCACTACGTCCTCCAGCGCATGCGCGAGAACGGATTCATCACCCCCCAGCAGCAGGCGGCGGCGCTCACCGAGCAGCTCGTGTTCGCGCCGCGCCGGCCGGCGACCTACCTCGCCGCGCCCTGGTACGTCGAGCACGTCCGGCGGCTGCTCGAGGAGCGCTACGGCGGCACGGCGCCCTACCAGCTCGGCCTCCAGGTCTACACGGCGGTCGACGTCGGCATACAGAAGGCGGCCGAGGACGCGGTGCGCGCCGGCCTCCGCGAGCTCGACGCCCGGCAGGGCTTCCGCGGGCCGCTCCGCCACCTCGATCCCAAGAAGATCGACGCCCTCCTCGCCCGCGAAGCCGCCACCAAGCCGCTCGATGCGGGCCGCGCGCGCGGCGTGGTCACCGAGCTGCGCCCGCAGGCGCTCGGCATCCGCACGGCGTGGGAGAAGGGATGGCTGCCGGCCTCCGCGCTCACCTGGGGCACGCGGCGGCTCGCGCCGAGCGCCTTCAAGCCGGGCGACGTGATCGCGGTCACCGTCACCGAGGAGGCGGTCGGCGGCGAGGCGCGCTTCGCGCTCGACCAGGAGCCGCAGGTGGAGGGCGCGCTGGTCGCGATCGACCCCTACACCGGCCAGGTGAAGGCGATGGTCGGCGGCTACGACTTCCGCCGCAGCCAGTTCAACCGGGCCGTGCAGGCGAGGCGGCAGCCCGGCTCGGCCTTCAAACCGCTCATCTACGCGTGCGCGATCGACCACGGCTACACCCCGGCGTCGATCGTGCTCGACGCGCCGATCACGCTCCCGGACGGCAACCGGCCGCCCTGGATGCCGCGCAACTTCGAGGAGAAGTACTACGGGCCGACGCCGCTCCGCTACGCGCTCGCCCGCTCGCTCAACACGGTCACCGTGCGGCTCGTCGACCAGATGGGGCTCAAGGAGGTGCTCCGCTCGCTGTCCCGCTTCGGGCTCTCGGGCGTGCCGCCGCCCAACCTCTCGATCGCCCTCGGCAGCATGGAGACGACGCCGCTCGACCTCGTGCGCGCCTACGGCGTGTTCGCGACCCTCGGCAAGCGCTTCGAGCCCATCTTCATTACGCGCGTGACCGACCTCGAAGGCAACCCGCTCGACTTCTCCGGCACGCGTCCCCGCTTCGAGCGCGTCATGAGCCCGGCGACCGCGTACGTCATGACGAGCATGCTCGAGACGGTCGTGCAGCACGGCACCGGGCGCCGGGCGGCCGAGCTCGGGCGGCCCGTGGCGGGCAAGACGGGCACCACCAACGACACGCACGACGCCTGGTTCATCGGCTTCACGCCGGACCTGCTCGCCGGCGTGTGGGTGGGCTTCGACGCGGAACGCTCGCTCGGCAAGCCGGAGACGGGCGGCCACGCCGCGGCGCCCATCTGGACCGCGTTCATGAAGCAGGCGGTGGCCGGCCGGCCGGTGATCGACTTCCCCGTGCCCGAGGGCGTGACCTTCGCGCAGATCGACCGCGCCACGGGGCTCCGCGCCGTGGCGGGACGGGAGTCGGAGCTCGAGGTGTTCGTGAAGGGCTCCGAGCCGACGGAGTACGCGGCGGCACCCGAGGCGGAGCCGGCGAACCCGGAGCTGGAGCAGGAGCAGGATGGCGTGCCGGAGGGCGCGGACTGA
- the ptsP gene encoding phosphoenolpyruvate--protein phosphotransferase codes for MEAETRRQARARRRAEKTAKRAHGLTVLEDISAITARSEDLQETLQRIVEVVAERVGTDVCSLYILDPRAQRLTLWATIGLDRGSIGKVTMSVEEGLTGMAIEKLEPVLAVDAITHPRFKFFPETGEEKYHSFLGVPIIERGTPIGVLVVQTLRRRRFSPHEIRILREIATKVGPIIVTARLMEDLKSKENERREFRRRMVAAIKRLQAYEKAPDRAEAAAPGRARLNGLPAAPGFGRGRAHLLEPPVSFELVEEKRADHPEEEKRRFKRALKQSMAELDHLKERLAKRLPEFDGGIIDAHRLMLEDPGFGRKVEAAVHGGLAAEAALKGVVEEYVEQFVRMSDGYLRDRAVDVKDVGLRILRNLRGVPEPERPLDKDSVLVAEELTLSDLSLIEHEHLCGIALATGGVTSHASILAKSFEIPTVVGCEHLTETVQEGDDLIVDGNSGVVYVNPPVDVAREYERLEREYSAFNQQLETLKHLPAETSDGRRLSLYANIGLIADLLLAHRHGAQGVGLYRTEFPFLTYREFPNEEEQYQLYARVVRGMEGRPVTIRTLDVGADKYPAYMQVPREDNPYLGWRSIRISLEIPEFFKMQLRAILRAAVLGRVRVMFPMISSVEEIRRAKELLAEAKEELAREGREFEPGVQVGMMVEVPSAVALAHQLIREVDFFSIGTNDLIQYLLAVDRNNRKVAPLYEPLHPAVLSAVHEVVQAAKGAGKWVGMCGEMAADPQCTLVLLGFGLDDLSMGPFFIPVIKRIIRSVSYPAARNIARDVLEMATVKEVKGYLFDGMKSLGIIELMEMYH; via the coding sequence ATGGAGGCGGAGACTCGCAGGCAGGCTCGGGCGCGGCGCCGTGCCGAGAAGACGGCGAAGCGCGCGCACGGCCTCACCGTCCTCGAGGACATCAGCGCCATCACGGCGCGCTCCGAGGACCTCCAGGAGACCCTCCAGCGCATCGTCGAGGTGGTCGCCGAGCGGGTAGGCACCGACGTCTGCTCGCTCTACATCCTCGATCCGCGCGCGCAGCGCCTCACGCTGTGGGCGACCATCGGCCTCGATCGAGGCTCCATCGGCAAGGTGACGATGAGCGTCGAGGAGGGGCTCACCGGTATGGCGATCGAGAAGCTCGAGCCGGTGCTGGCGGTGGATGCGATCACGCACCCTCGCTTCAAGTTCTTCCCGGAGACCGGCGAGGAGAAGTACCACTCCTTCCTCGGCGTGCCGATCATCGAGCGCGGCACGCCGATCGGCGTGCTGGTCGTGCAGACGCTCCGGCGCCGCAGGTTCTCCCCGCACGAGATCCGCATCCTGCGCGAGATCGCCACCAAGGTGGGCCCGATCATCGTGACCGCGCGCCTGATGGAGGACCTGAAGAGCAAGGAGAACGAGCGGCGCGAGTTCCGGCGCCGGATGGTGGCGGCCATCAAGCGCCTCCAGGCCTACGAGAAGGCCCCGGACCGGGCCGAGGCGGCGGCGCCCGGGCGCGCGCGGCTCAACGGGCTGCCCGCGGCCCCCGGCTTCGGCCGCGGCCGGGCGCACCTCCTCGAGCCGCCGGTCAGCTTCGAGCTGGTCGAGGAGAAGCGCGCCGACCATCCCGAGGAGGAGAAGCGGCGCTTCAAGCGCGCGCTCAAGCAGTCGATGGCCGAGCTCGACCACCTGAAGGAGCGGCTCGCGAAGCGGCTCCCCGAGTTCGACGGCGGCATCATCGACGCCCACCGCCTGATGCTCGAGGACCCGGGCTTCGGGCGCAAGGTCGAGGCCGCGGTCCACGGCGGCCTGGCGGCCGAGGCGGCGCTCAAGGGCGTGGTCGAGGAATACGTCGAGCAGTTCGTGCGCATGTCGGACGGCTACCTGCGCGACCGGGCGGTCGACGTGAAGGACGTCGGCCTCCGCATCCTGCGCAACCTGCGCGGGGTCCCCGAGCCCGAGCGCCCGCTCGACAAGGACAGCGTGCTGGTCGCGGAGGAGCTGACGCTCTCCGACCTGTCGCTCATCGAGCACGAGCACCTGTGTGGCATCGCCCTCGCCACCGGCGGCGTCACCTCGCACGCCTCGATCCTCGCCAAGTCGTTCGAGATCCCCACCGTCGTCGGCTGCGAGCACCTGACCGAGACCGTGCAGGAGGGCGACGACCTGATCGTCGACGGCAACTCGGGCGTGGTGTACGTGAACCCGCCGGTCGACGTGGCGCGCGAGTACGAGCGCCTAGAGCGCGAGTACAGCGCCTTCAACCAACAGCTGGAGACGCTGAAGCACCTCCCGGCCGAGACGAGCGACGGCCGGCGCCTCTCCCTCTACGCCAACATCGGCCTGATCGCGGATCTGCTCTTAGCCCACCGCCACGGCGCCCAGGGGGTGGGCCTCTACCGCACCGAGTTCCCCTTCCTCACCTACCGCGAGTTCCCCAACGAGGAGGAGCAGTACCAGCTCTACGCGCGCGTGGTGCGCGGCATGGAGGGCCGGCCGGTCACCATCCGCACGCTCGACGTGGGCGCCGACAAGTACCCCGCCTACATGCAGGTGCCGCGCGAGGACAACCCGTACCTCGGCTGGCGGTCGATCAGGATCTCGCTGGAGATACCGGAGTTCTTCAAGATGCAGCTGCGCGCCATCCTGCGCGCCGCCGTGCTCGGCCGCGTGCGCGTCATGTTCCCGATGATCTCGAGCGTGGAGGAGATCCGGCGCGCCAAGGAGCTGCTCGCGGAGGCGAAGGAGGAGCTCGCGCGCGAGGGCCGCGAATTCGAGCCCGGGGTGCAGGTCGGGATGATGGTGGAGGTGCCGTCGGCGGTGGCGCTCGCCCACCAGCTGATCCGCGAGGTCGACTTCTTCTCGATCGGCACCAACGACCTGATCCAGTACCTGCTCGCGGTCGACAGGAACAACCGAAAAGTCGCGCCGCTCTACGAGCCGCTCCATCCGGCCGTGCTGAGCGCGGTGCACGAGGTGGTGCAGGCGGCCAAGGGTGCCGGCAAGTGGGTCGGCATGTGCGGCGAGATGGCCGCCGACCCGCAATGCACGCTGGTCCTCCTCGGCTTCGGGCTCGACGACCTCTCCATGGGCCCGTTCTTCATCCCGGTCATCAAGCGCATCATCCGCTCGGTCTCCTACCCGGCGGCGCGCAACATCGCGCGCGACGTGCTCGAGATGGCGACCGTCAAGGAGGTGAAGGGCTACCTCTTCGACGGGATGAAGAGCCTCGGCATCATCGAGCTCATGGAGATGTATCACTAG
- a CDS encoding DUF4911 domain-containing protein gives MPVTQRVADVVPIYLLLPPHEIAYVKFVFESYDGVAVVRTLERHAARLVVLAAPDFEAAARAVVRSLVEEGACAETGPPPGFDGDWLGPEEGDRPRADGGVEPLRKGARPPCRQRY, from the coding sequence GTGCCAGTGACCCAGCGCGTGGCCGACGTCGTCCCGATCTACCTCCTGCTCCCGCCGCACGAGATCGCGTACGTCAAGTTCGTCTTCGAGTCGTACGACGGGGTGGCGGTGGTGCGGACGCTCGAGCGCCACGCGGCGCGGCTGGTGGTGCTGGCCGCGCCGGACTTCGAGGCCGCCGCGCGCGCCGTCGTCCGGTCCCTGGTCGAGGAAGGGGCCTGCGCGGAGACCGGGCCGCCGCCGGGATTCGACGGCGACTGGCTGGGGCCGGAAGAGGGCGATCGGCCGCGCGCTGACGGCGGGGTGGAGCCGCTCAGAAAGGGAGCTCGTCCACCTTGTCGGCAGCGGTATTGA
- the amrB gene encoding AmmeMemoRadiSam system protein B: MRPSNPKRRRRLAILRGRQVSGCAGGRSKALGRTARLTRRRLSPYSSGDGSGGERRAPLQPVRCHGPGHPPHAYRLHRRALRPAHGAHGRGDPPSPRRRGAAHVPPAPRHPRGGELSRLLHPPRRAAPVARLRRPRRARRHERRGRTLMAGPLPSIKESHLAGRWYPADRHALDRIVRELLDAGGAPQPGVVAVVVPHAAYQYSGPTAARGFAAAGAGVRRAVVLGPSHFADFRGAALLPMSGYRTPLGVVPIDAEAAAALARAPLVRPNPAVFMREHALEIQLPLLQGLAPECALVPLLVGALEPGDAVALAPALRSLLGPGTLLVASSDLVHYGRRFDYLPVPPTDARTVAAAVRRLDEGALERIVACDADGFVAWVEETGATICGRHPIEVLLRALPAGARGERLAYTTSLEVTGDYEQSVSYAAVAFALAA; encoded by the coding sequence ATGCGCCCGAGCAACCCGAAACGTCGCCGTCGCCTCGCCATCCTTCGCGGCCGGCAAGTTAGCGGCTGCGCCGGGGGGCGGTCAAAGGCGCTCGGGCGCACCGCGCGGTTGACTCGCCGACGCCTTTCTCCGTACAGCTCGGGCGATGGGTCCGGAGGAGAGCGGCGGGCTCCGCTGCAGCCAGTGCGGTGCCACGGTCCGGGGCACCCGCCACACGCGTACCGGCTACACCGTCGGGCACTACGTCCTGCACACGGGGCGCACGGGCGAGGCGACCCGCCGTCGCCGCGACGACGAGGCGCCGCTCACGTACCGCCGGCTCCTCGACACCCTCGAGGTGGTGAGCTGTCCCGCCTGCTTCACCCGCCCCGACGTGCAGCGCCTGTGGCTCGCCTTCGGCGACCGCGGAGAGCTCGGCGGCATGAGCGCAGGGGGCGGACCCTGATGGCCGGGCCCCTCCCGTCGATCAAGGAGTCGCACCTCGCGGGCCGCTGGTACCCGGCGGATCGGCATGCCCTCGACCGAATTGTCCGCGAGCTGCTCGACGCCGGGGGCGCCCCGCAGCCCGGCGTGGTCGCCGTCGTCGTCCCGCACGCGGCCTATCAATACTCCGGGCCGACCGCGGCCCGCGGCTTCGCCGCGGCCGGCGCCGGCGTCCGCCGTGCCGTCGTGCTCGGTCCGAGCCACTTCGCGGATTTCCGCGGCGCGGCCCTCCTGCCGATGAGCGGCTACCGCACGCCGCTCGGGGTCGTGCCGATCGACGCCGAGGCGGCGGCGGCCCTCGCGCGCGCGCCGCTCGTGCGTCCGAACCCGGCGGTCTTCATGCGCGAACACGCGCTGGAGATCCAGCTCCCGCTGCTCCAGGGCCTGGCGCCCGAGTGCGCGCTCGTGCCGCTCCTCGTGGGCGCACTGGAGCCCGGCGACGCGGTGGCCCTCGCCCCCGCGCTCCGTTCCCTGCTCGGGCCCGGGACGCTCCTGGTCGCGAGCTCGGACCTCGTCCACTACGGTCGCCGCTTCGACTACCTGCCCGTGCCGCCGACGGACGCGCGAACCGTCGCGGCGGCGGTGCGTCGCCTGGACGAGGGCGCGCTCGAGCGCATCGTCGCGTGCGACGCCGACGGTTTCGTCGCCTGGGTCGAGGAGACCGGGGCCACCATCTGCGGGCGGCACCCGATCGAGGTGCTGCTGCGCGCTCTGCCGGCCGGCGCGCGCGGCGAGCGGCTCGCGTACACGACCTCGCTCGAGGTGACCGGCGACTACGAGCAAAGCGTCAGCTACGCGGCGGTGGCCTTCGCGCTGGCCGCGTGA
- a CDS encoding ribonuclease Z yields the protein MKTTFRPRLLNGQTGDPALLVSLRWQGRALLADLGRIDRTPAATLLPIEAVFVSHTHMDHFMGFDQLLRLFLAREATLRLYGPTGLAECVAGKLAGYTWNLTDEYTFTLEVTEIGAAEMTSWRFPARRRFAREPLGPPRPFTGVVVADPVFRVEAAPLDHKIVSMAYAMIERTHLNVRPEALAAAGLEPGPWLNALKQAIRTGLPDDTPIAVRPADRRPLGALRAELVTVTPGQKVAYVVDALFSPANAAAVVRLAAGADVFFCEAPFLEEDLEQAARRYHLTARQAGALARAARVRRLQVFHFSPRYEGRYGEIVAEAQAEFAGQEVRYGELDRRGAAVP from the coding sequence ATGAAGACGACCTTCCGCCCTCGCCTGCTGAACGGCCAGACGGGTGACCCGGCGCTCCTCGTGTCGCTGCGCTGGCAGGGGCGAGCGCTGCTCGCCGACCTCGGGCGCATCGACCGCACGCCGGCGGCCACGCTTCTCCCCATCGAGGCGGTGTTCGTGTCGCACACGCACATGGACCACTTCATGGGCTTCGATCAGCTCCTCCGCCTCTTCCTGGCCCGCGAGGCGACCCTCCGCCTCTACGGCCCGACGGGGCTCGCGGAGTGCGTGGCGGGCAAGCTCGCCGGCTACACCTGGAACCTGACCGACGAGTACACCTTCACGCTGGAGGTGACGGAGATCGGCGCGGCCGAGATGACGAGCTGGCGTTTCCCGGCCCGCCGGCGCTTTGCACGCGAGCCGCTCGGCCCGCCCCGCCCGTTCACGGGCGTGGTGGTCGCCGACCCGGTGTTCAGGGTCGAGGCGGCGCCGCTCGACCACAAGATCGTCTCGATGGCGTACGCGATGATCGAGCGGACGCACCTGAACGTACGGCCCGAGGCGCTCGCCGCCGCCGGGCTCGAGCCGGGCCCGTGGCTCAACGCGCTCAAGCAGGCGATCCGCACCGGCCTCCCCGACGACACGCCGATCGCGGTCAGGCCCGCCGACCGGCGGCCGCTCGGCGCGCTGCGCGCCGAGCTCGTCACCGTGACGCCCGGCCAGAAAGTCGCCTACGTGGTCGACGCCCTCTTCTCGCCTGCCAACGCGGCCGCGGTGGTCCGGCTTGCCGCCGGCGCCGACGTCTTCTTCTGCGAGGCGCCGTTCCTGGAGGAGGACTTGGAGCAGGCCGCGCGCCGCTACCACCTGACGGCCCGGCAGGCGGGTGCCCTGGCGCGCGCCGCGCGCGTGCGGCGCCTCCAGGTTTTCCACTTCTCGCCCCGCTACGAAGGCCGGTACGGGGAGATCGTCGCCGAGGCGCAGGCCGAGTTCGCGGGCCAGGAGGTGCGTTATGGCGAGCTGGACCGCCGAGGCGCGGCAGTTCCTTGA